One segment of Xiphias gladius isolate SHS-SW01 ecotype Sanya breed wild chromosome 1, ASM1685928v1, whole genome shotgun sequence DNA contains the following:
- the sirt3 gene encoding NAD-dependent protein deacetylase sirtuin-3, mitochondrial isoform X1, which translates to MALAVGSSSMSPVRLGCLCRSVCPGTGRTLPAHGSGQRRLCPAEGAAALSRYFAPSRSLGSGPRSASPDSGWKTRLSPHTSEAAQSSPRWDGKRGLFSRGGGAAVKPQTLEDIARNIRERQHKRVVVMAGAGISTPSGIPDFRSPGSGLYDNLQQYDLPYAEAIFEIGFFHRNPKPFFALAKELYPGNYQPNLTHYFVRLLHEKGQLLRMYTQNIDGLERLAGIPPGMLVEAHGTFATATCTACLRKYEGEDLRPDVMSGTVPKCPTCKGVVKPDIVFFGEELPRNFFKYLTDFPLADLLIVMGTSLEVEPFASLAGAVRSSVPRLLINRDSVGPFAWSRRPHDVVQLGDVVGGARALVDALGWNRELDALMAAAAEKAATRTEE; encoded by the exons aTGGCTCTTGCGGTGGGCTCCTCGTCGATGTCCCCTGTCCGACTTGGCTGTTTGTGTCGCAGTGTGTGCCCAGGGACAGGCAGGACGCTCCCCGCGCACG gcTCCGGCCAGAGGCGTCTGTGTCCAGCCGAGGGCGCGGCAGCTCTGTCCAGGTACTTTGCACCGAGCCGGTCTCTGGGTTCAGGTCCACGATCGGCATCACCAGACTCGGGATGGAAAACGAGACTTTCACCACACACATCAGAGGCAGC ACAAAGCTCTCCCCGGTGGGATGGAAAGCGAGGACTTTTCTCCCGTGGTGGCGGTGCGGCGGTCAAGCCCCAGACCCTGGAGGACATCGCCAGAAACATTAGAGAGCGGCAGCACAAGAGGGTGGTGGTGATGGCCGGAGCTGGGATCAGTACGCCCAGTGGCATCCCAGATTTCAG GTCTCCAGGCAGCGGCCTCTACGACAACCTGCAGCAGTATGACCTGCCCTATGCCGAGGCCATATTCGAGATCGGCTTCTTCCATCGAAACCCTAAGCCCTTCTTCGCGCTGGCCAAAGAGCTGTACCCAGGAAACTACCAGCCCAATCTGACCCACTACTTTGTCCGTCTGCTTCACGAGAAGGGTCAGCTTCTCAGGATGTACACGCAGAACATCGACGGGCTGGAAAGAC TGGCAGGGATTCCTCCCGGGATGCTGGTCGAGGCCCACGGCACGTTTGCCACCGCCACCTGCACTGCCTGCCTGAGGAAGTATGAGGGCGAGGACCTACGA CCAGATGTGATGAGTGGGACGGTCCCTAAGTGTCCCACCTGTAAAGGCGTGGTAAAGCCCGACATTGTGTTTTTCGGGGAGGAGCTTCCGCGGAATTTCTTCAAGTACCTCACAGACTTCCCACTGGCAGATCTCCTGATCGTCATGGGCACTTCGCTGGAG GTGGAGCCCTTTGCCAGTCTGGCGGGAGCTGTCCGCAGCTCGGTCCCCCGTCTGCTCATCAACAGGGACTCGGTGGGGCCATTCGCCTGGAGCCGCCGGCCTCATGACGTGGTGCAGCTGGGCGACGTGGTCGGCGGTGCGCGGGCCCTGGTCGACGCCCTCGGCTGGAATCGGGAGTTGGACGCTCTGATGGCTGCCGCCGCTGagaaa GCTGCAACAAGGACAGAAGAGTGA
- the sirt3 gene encoding NAD-dependent protein deacetylase sirtuin-3, mitochondrial isoform X2, with protein MALAVGSSSMSPVRLGCLCRSVCPGTGRTLPAHGSGQRRLCPAEGAAALSRQSSPRWDGKRGLFSRGGGAAVKPQTLEDIARNIRERQHKRVVVMAGAGISTPSGIPDFRSPGSGLYDNLQQYDLPYAEAIFEIGFFHRNPKPFFALAKELYPGNYQPNLTHYFVRLLHEKGQLLRMYTQNIDGLERLAGIPPGMLVEAHGTFATATCTACLRKYEGEDLRPDVMSGTVPKCPTCKGVVKPDIVFFGEELPRNFFKYLTDFPLADLLIVMGTSLEVEPFASLAGAVRSSVPRLLINRDSVGPFAWSRRPHDVVQLGDVVGGARALVDALGWNRELDALMAAAAEKAATRTEE; from the exons aTGGCTCTTGCGGTGGGCTCCTCGTCGATGTCCCCTGTCCGACTTGGCTGTTTGTGTCGCAGTGTGTGCCCAGGGACAGGCAGGACGCTCCCCGCGCACG gcTCCGGCCAGAGGCGTCTGTGTCCAGCCGAGGGCGCGGCAGCTCTGTCCAG ACAAAGCTCTCCCCGGTGGGATGGAAAGCGAGGACTTTTCTCCCGTGGTGGCGGTGCGGCGGTCAAGCCCCAGACCCTGGAGGACATCGCCAGAAACATTAGAGAGCGGCAGCACAAGAGGGTGGTGGTGATGGCCGGAGCTGGGATCAGTACGCCCAGTGGCATCCCAGATTTCAG GTCTCCAGGCAGCGGCCTCTACGACAACCTGCAGCAGTATGACCTGCCCTATGCCGAGGCCATATTCGAGATCGGCTTCTTCCATCGAAACCCTAAGCCCTTCTTCGCGCTGGCCAAAGAGCTGTACCCAGGAAACTACCAGCCCAATCTGACCCACTACTTTGTCCGTCTGCTTCACGAGAAGGGTCAGCTTCTCAGGATGTACACGCAGAACATCGACGGGCTGGAAAGAC TGGCAGGGATTCCTCCCGGGATGCTGGTCGAGGCCCACGGCACGTTTGCCACCGCCACCTGCACTGCCTGCCTGAGGAAGTATGAGGGCGAGGACCTACGA CCAGATGTGATGAGTGGGACGGTCCCTAAGTGTCCCACCTGTAAAGGCGTGGTAAAGCCCGACATTGTGTTTTTCGGGGAGGAGCTTCCGCGGAATTTCTTCAAGTACCTCACAGACTTCCCACTGGCAGATCTCCTGATCGTCATGGGCACTTCGCTGGAG GTGGAGCCCTTTGCCAGTCTGGCGGGAGCTGTCCGCAGCTCGGTCCCCCGTCTGCTCATCAACAGGGACTCGGTGGGGCCATTCGCCTGGAGCCGCCGGCCTCATGACGTGGTGCAGCTGGGCGACGTGGTCGGCGGTGCGCGGGCCCTGGTCGACGCCCTCGGCTGGAATCGGGAGTTGGACGCTCTGATGGCTGCCGCCGCTGagaaa GCTGCAACAAGGACAGAAGAGTGA
- the psmd13 gene encoding 26S proteasome non-ATPase regulatory subunit 13 — MKDVSGYLKQQQSNSSTPEMAAEWHNLEDLYNKRLWHQLTLKLTDFVKDPCFKTGDGLIQLYENFLSDFEHRINPLSLVEIILYVARQMPDPKDAITFLEKTKEKVKSSEEAVILCKTSIGSLKLEINDLPATKKIIEEVEEMLNNLPGVTSVHGRFYDLSSKYYRIIGNHASYYKDALRYLGCVDIKDLPETEKQERAFTLGLAGLLGEGVYNFGELLMHPVLESLRNTDKQWLIDTLYAFNGGNVEKFQGFKSAWGQQPDLATHEAKLMQKIQLLCVMEMTFTRPANHRQLTFTEIAQSAKIPVNEVELLVMKALSVGLIKGNIDEVDQKVQMTWVQPRVLDLQQIKGMKERLDFWCGDVKNMAMLVEQQAHDILT, encoded by the exons ATGAAAGATGTTAGCGGGTacctcaaacagcagcagagtaaCAGCTCCACGCCGGAGATGGCGGCGGAGTGGCACAATCTGGAAGATTTGTAcaacaaaag ATTGTGGCATCAGTTGACTCTGAAGCTGACAGACTTTGTCAAAGATCCCTGCTTCAAAACAGGAGATGGCCTCATACAG CTCTATGAAAATTTCCTCAGCGACTTCGAACACAG AATCAATCCTTTGTCCCTGGTGgagattatactgtatgttgccaGACAGATGCCAG atCCTAAAGATGCCATCACTTTTCTCGAGAAGACCAAGGAAAAG GTGAAAAGCAGCGAAGAAGCCGTCATTCTCTGCAAGACGTCTATCGGCAGTCTCAAACTGGAGATCAACGATCTTCCCGCCACAAAG AAAATCATTGAGGAGGTTGAGGAAATGTTGAATAACTTGCCCGGGGTGACGTCAGTCCACGGACGGTTTTACGACCTCTCCAGCAAATACTATCGCATCATTGGGAACCACGCCTCCTACTACAAGGACGCCCTGCGCTACCTCGGATGTGTGGACATTAAAGACCTTCCAG AAACGGAGAAGCAGGAGAGGGCTTTCACGCTCGGACTGGCCGGACTCTTGGGAGAAGGAGTTTACAACTTCGGGGAGCTG CTGATGCATCCTGTGCTGGAGTCTCTGAGGAACACGGACAAACAGTGGCTCATTGATACACTTTACGCCTTCAATGGAGGCAATGTGGAGAAATTCCAGGGCTTCAAGTCTGCCTGGGGCCAACAG CCTGACCTCGCAACACATGAAGCTAAACTGATGCAGAAGATCCAGCTGCTGTGTGTCATGGAG ATGACTTTCACTCGTCCTGCAAACCACAGACAGCTGACCTTCACCGAGATCGCCCAGAGTGCCAAAATCCCTGTTAATGAG GTGGAGCTCCTGGTGATGAAGGCTCTGTCTGTGGGCCTGATCAAAGGCAACATCGATGAGGTGGACCAGAAGGTGCAGATGACCTGGGTGCAGCCCAGAGTGCTGGACCTGCAGCAG ATCAAAGGTATGAAGGAGCGGTTGGACTTCTGGTGTGGCGATGTGAAGAACATGGCCATGCTGGTGGAGCAGCAGGCCCACGACATCCTCACCTAA